One Colias croceus chromosome 28, ilColCroc2.1 DNA window includes the following coding sequences:
- the LOC123704198 gene encoding hornerin-like: protein MFKVIVLVQAVLVQVITSQCIGYQNICPPRPCDCNDFKPITLNSLSASSPNYFTVTSSSPIAPTTLTITSENTIEGPLSIIGEMPFLGAVGFEAALPSTGQGAVDYSCGGNVGIISEYYGLAPGYSGSYGSGSSNGASSSHGSAHGSSSHGSSKGSSSATATAAATATGATSSGATSTAASSTSASTTTSSAAAASSAAASSNSGAAVSTAAAAASASSGSSSGQSSGHSSGHSSGHLSGHSSGHSSGHSSGQSGQSGQSSGHQYGITQISTSGLPIYSGFTYPYGYVHTGCGCK from the exons atgttCAAAGTAATTGTTTTGGTTCAAGCTGTTTTAGTACAg GTAATAACCAGTCAATGCATTGGTTACCAAAACATCTGCCCCCCTCGACCATGCGACTGTAACGACTTTAAACCCATCACCCTCAACTCTCTATCCGCTTCATCACCGAACTATTTTACCGTCACCAGCTCATCACCGATCGCTCCTACAACCTTGACCATCACTTCCGAGAATACCATCGAAGGTCCACTATCTATCATCGGTGAAATGCCGTTCCTTGGTGCTGTAGGCTTCGAAGCTGCACTACCTTCTACTGGTCAAGGTGCTGTAGATTACAGTTGTGGAGGCAATGTTGGTATTATTAGTGAATACTACGGTCTGGCTCCAGGATATTCTGGATCTTACGGATCAGGATCATCTAATGGAGCATCTTCGTCACATGGCTCAGCTCACGGATCATCTTCACATGGATCGTCTAAAGGATCGTCGTCTGCTACAGCAACCGCCGCTGCTACCGCTACAGGAGCGACATCTTCAGGTGCCACATCGACGGCAGCGTCGTCTACATCTGCATCAACTACCACATCATCTGCTGCGGCTGCGTCATCTGCAGCGGCATCTTCTAATTCTGGAGCAGCTGTAAGTACAGCTGCAGCGGCAGCTTCTGCTTCATCTGGAAGTTCTTCTGGACAATCATCTGGACATTCGTCAGGACATTCGTCGGGACATTTGTCAGGACATTCCTCTGGACATTCGTCGGGACATTCTTCTGGACAATCTGGACAATCTGGCCAATCCTCTGGACACCAATATGGAATAACGCAAATTTCAACTTCGGGTCTTCCAATTTATTCAGGTTTTACATATCCTTACGGTTATGTTCATACTGGATGTGGATGTAAGTAA
- the LOC123704213 gene encoding chorion class CA protein ERA.1-like, with protein sequence MSPLSFIFLCIQACLVQNALASCSGLGYGIGPGPYLPPSPCSGPLVEGPYGPYAGSLAGPFAGPYGPLAGPLAGPFAGPFGELAGAYGGEGIGDVTVLGEMPVAGTTLVTGQVPILGAVRFAGDLPAGGVVSIAGSCGCGCGSQFVY encoded by the exons ATGTCTCCTCTTTCCTTCATTTTCCTTTGCATCCAAGCTTGCTTGGTCcag AATGCATTGGCAAGCTGCAGCGGTCTTGGCTACGGCATTGGCCCTGGCCCCTACCTCCCACCCAGCCCTTGCTCCGGCCCACTTGTAGAAGGCCCATACGGACCTTACGCCGGATCCCTTGCTGGTCCCTTCGCTGGCCCGTACGGTCCCCTCGCCGGTCCCCTCGCTGGCCCCTTCGCCGGTCCCTTCGGAGAGCTCGCTGGAGCGTACGGCGGTGAAGGCATCGGTGACGTCACTGTGTTGGGAGAGATGCCAGTAGCTGGTACCACTCTGGTCACTGGTCAAGTGCCGATCCTCGGTGCTGTGCGCTTTGCGGGAGATCTGCCAGCTGGTGGTGTGGTCTCCATCGCTGGTAGCTGCGGCTGTGGATGCGGTAGCCAATTCGTTTACTAG
- the LOC123704203 gene encoding chorion class B protein M2807-like, producing MSFKIALFCAQALLIQAISSQCVGSFNAYPEGYGWPGCEGWNWAEMSLPCGEWGAAGARMRAAEWENAALAEARYGLGGFAPASMAASNGGGLAVTSSSPIAPNGVSLLSENAFEGPLAVAGEIPFLGTVGLEGALPTAGAGGVAYSCGNGNVGILNEDLNGPYGAGAYGSAYGAYGAPFAGPLAGAALSSAYGINGFNGINGINGINGINGITRGCGCRI from the exons ATGTCATTCAAAATTGCCTTATTCTGCGCTCAGGCGTTGCTCATCCAG GCTATTTCTAGCCAATGCGTTGGATCCTTCAACGCGTACCCAGAGGGCTATGGCTGGCCAGGATGCGAAGGCTGGAACTGGGCAGAGATGAGCCTGCCATGTGGTGAATGGGGAGCCGCTGGTGCCCGCATGCGCGCTGCTGAATGGGAAAACGCTGCCCTTGCTGAAGCCAGATACGGACTTGGAGGATTCGCCCCCGCAAGCATGGCCGCGTCCAACGGTGGTGGTCTTGCCGTGACAAGCTCCTCCCCCATCGCGCCAAACGGTGTCTCCCTCCTCTCTGAGAACGCGTTCGAAGGTCCCCTCGCTGTCGCTGGTGAGATCCCATTCCTGGGTACCGTTGGCTTGGAAGGCGCTCTGCCAACCGCTGGTGCTGGTGGCGTTGCTTACAGCTGTGGAAACGGCAATGTTGGCATCTTGAACGAGGACTTGAACGGTCCTTATGGAGCTGGTGCTTACGGTAGTGCCTACGGTGCTTACGGCGCTCCCTTCGCCGGTCCTCTGGCCGGTGCCGCGCTCTCCTCCGCTTATGGCATCAATGGCTTTAATGGCATCAATGGCATTAATGGCATCAATGGCATTAATGGCATCACCCGTGGATGCGGATGCAGAATCTAG
- the LOC123704202 gene encoding chorion class CB protein M5H4-like — protein MLLRGLFVFASAMLIQTIAGQSIGSVYNIAGLGNPIACNSAVANAAAAEAAALNAYGPYAGYGYPGMYQNSYANSLAYAPASPCESELPIVTGIPGITYGLSLADLAASRGGGLRVMTSSPISPTGVSVQSDNMAVEGPLSVSGQLPFLGVVSVEGPLAALGAGAVAYGCGNGNVGMVSEGVNEPLVGNAALANSAALANAAYASGYGNPALGLAPSLGCNGLPVY, from the exons atgttgctAAGGGGACTATTCGTTTTCGCTTCGGCGATGTTAATtcag ACGATCGCCGGTCAAAGCATAGGTAGTGTGTACAATATTGCCGGCCTTGGCAACCCCATTGCATGCAATAGCGCGGTTGCCAACGCCGCAGCTGCAGAAGCCGCTGCCTTAAATGCCTACGGGCCATACGCTGGCTACGGATATCCAGGAATGTACCAAAATTCCTATGCAAACTCCTTGGCATATGCTCCTGCCAGTCCTTGTGAATCTGAACTGCCAATCGTCACTGGCATTCCCGGAATCACATATGGTTTGTCGCTCGCCGATTTAGCTGCATCACGAGGCGGTGGCTTACGAGTTATGACGTCATCTCCCATCTCACCTACTGGCGTTTCTGTACAGTCAGATAACATGGCAGTCGAAGGACCGTTATCTGTATCGGGACAACTACCATTCCTCGGTGTAGTATCTGTAGAAGGTCCTTTAGCAGCTCTAGGAGCTGGAGCAGTCGCTTACGGTTGTGGGAATGGCAACGTTGGCATGGTAAGCGAAGGTGTCAACGAACCTTTGGTTGGCAACGCAGCGCTTGCCAACTCTGCAGCACTTGCCAATGCTGCATATGCGAGTGGTTACGGAAATCCAGCTTTAGGATTAGCACCCAGTCTAGGCTGTAATGGATTACCCgtatattag
- the LOC123704210 gene encoding chorion class B protein M3A5-like has product MGAAVEPLMYGNSIAYGAEYANPWVESGYGLNLATLAASNKCGFTVTSSSPIAPNGVSILSENMVIEGPLAVNGQLPFLGTLGLEGTLPAAGMGVVSYGCGNGNVGITNEAMPGSGYALAGPYGMGPGVGLGSAVGLGPAAGIGPIGIGLNGMYGGCGCQNVY; this is encoded by the coding sequence ATGGGTGCTGCCGTTGAACCACTTATGTATGGCAACTCCATAGCATATGGTGCAGAATATGCCAATCCCTGGGTCGAATCAGGATACGGTTTGAATCTGGCAACCCTTGCAGCGTCTAACAAATGTGGCTTCACTGTTACTAGCAGTTCGCCAATCGCACCAAACGGTGTGTCAATCTTGTCAGAGAATATGGTGATTGAAGGACCTTTGGCTGTCAATGGTCAATTGCCATTCCTGGGCACTCTCGGTCTTGAGGGTACGCTTCCCGCTGCTGGTATGGGTGTCGTTTCCTACGGTTGTGGTAATGGCAACGTTGGCATTACTAACGAAGCAATGCCAGGCAGCGGTTATGCTCTGGCAGGACCGTATGGCATGGGACCCGGTGTTGGTCTGGGATCCGCTGTTGGCTTGGGACCCGCTGCTGGCATCGGACCCATTGGCATTGGTCTCAATGGCATGTACGGAGGCTGTGGATGTCAAAACGTTTATTAG